From a single Rhodococcus qingshengii JCM 15477 genomic region:
- a CDS encoding GNAT family N-acetyltransferase: MAQAPENTVVTDNPAQSRYEIHADGDLAGIEDYTTSGDVVSFNHTEIYPAFEGFGLAGVLVRQALDDLRARGLKVHPVCPYVVKFLDKHPEYQDLIS, encoded by the coding sequence ATGGCACAAGCGCCCGAAAACACCGTAGTCACCGACAATCCGGCCCAGAGCCGGTACGAGATCCATGCCGACGGCGACCTCGCTGGGATCGAGGACTACACCACCTCCGGTGACGTCGTCTCGTTCAACCACACCGAGATCTACCCCGCCTTCGAAGGTTTCGGATTGGCCGGGGTTCTCGTCCGCCAGGCTCTGGACGACCTACGAGCACGCGGCCTCAAGGTTCACCCGGTGTGCCCGTACGTCGTGAAGTTCCTCGACAAGCACCCCGAGTACCAGGACCTGATCAGCTGA
- a CDS encoding potassium channel family protein — MKVAIAGAGAVGRSIARELIRSSHDVMLIERKLDHIEPESVPEAKWVHADACELSRLEDASMESYEVVIAATGDDKANLVLSLLAKTEFGVRRVVARVNDPRNEWLFDESWGVDVAVSTPRMLASLVEEAVSVGDLVKLMTLRQGQANLVEITLPDNTPLAGKAVKKLELPRDCALVTILRGGRVIVPQMDDPIEGGDELLFVAAVDAEDQLRVALRLEN, encoded by the coding sequence ATGAAGGTCGCCATCGCCGGAGCCGGCGCCGTAGGCCGTTCCATTGCGCGAGAGCTGATTCGAAGCTCACATGACGTCATGCTGATCGAACGCAAACTCGATCACATCGAACCGGAGTCGGTGCCCGAGGCGAAGTGGGTGCACGCGGACGCCTGCGAACTCAGCAGACTCGAGGACGCGTCGATGGAGTCGTACGAGGTCGTGATTGCCGCGACCGGAGACGACAAGGCAAACCTGGTCCTCAGTCTGCTCGCGAAAACCGAGTTCGGTGTTCGCCGAGTTGTCGCCCGCGTCAACGATCCCCGCAACGAGTGGCTCTTCGACGAGTCCTGGGGCGTGGACGTCGCCGTCTCGACACCGCGGATGCTCGCTTCGCTCGTCGAAGAGGCCGTCTCGGTCGGTGACCTGGTCAAACTGATGACACTGCGGCAGGGACAGGCCAACCTCGTCGAGATCACGTTGCCCGACAACACACCTCTTGCCGGAAAAGCCGTCAAGAAACTCGAACTTCCGCGAGACTGCGCACTGGTCACCATCCTGCGTGGCGGACGCGTGATCGTCCCGCAGATGGACGATCCCATCGAAGGCGGGGACGAACTGCTCTTCGTTGCGGCCGTCGACGCCGAGGATCAGTTGCGCGTTGCACTCCGCCTGGAGAATTGA
- a CDS encoding potassium channel family protein yields the protein MYVVIMGCGRVGSSLAASLTRIGHEVAVIDRDQSAFLRLDLDFPGTKVLGMGFDRDVLVRAGIERADAFAAVSSGDNSNIIAARVARETFGVERVVARIYDAKRAAVYERLGIPTVATVPWSTDRFLHTLTKESQTAKWRDPSGTVAITELALHEDWAGKPIALLEGATSSRVAFIIRFGTGILPDRKTVIQADDQVYIAAVSGTVAEAVALAGNPPPSDD from the coding sequence GTGTATGTCGTCATCATGGGGTGCGGTCGAGTGGGTTCTTCCCTCGCCGCGTCTCTGACCAGGATCGGACATGAGGTCGCCGTCATCGACCGCGATCAGAGTGCGTTTCTGCGTCTCGATCTCGACTTCCCGGGAACCAAGGTTCTGGGAATGGGGTTCGACCGTGACGTGCTGGTCCGGGCGGGAATCGAGCGGGCCGACGCCTTTGCCGCGGTGTCCTCGGGAGACAATTCCAACATCATCGCAGCGCGAGTCGCACGCGAGACTTTCGGCGTCGAACGCGTCGTCGCACGTATTTACGACGCCAAGCGTGCCGCCGTTTACGAGCGACTCGGCATTCCCACGGTCGCCACCGTGCCGTGGTCGACGGATCGTTTCCTGCACACGTTGACCAAGGAAAGTCAGACTGCGAAGTGGCGCGATCCTTCGGGCACTGTCGCCATCACCGAACTTGCCCTGCACGAGGATTGGGCGGGCAAGCCGATCGCGCTCCTCGAAGGCGCGACCAGTTCGAGAGTCGCCTTCATCATCCGCTTCGGGACCGGCATTCTCCCCGACCGCAAGACTGTCATCCAGGCCGACGATCAGGTCTACATCGCCGCCGTGTCGGGAACCGTCGCCGAAGCTGTCGCACTGGCCGGCAACCCGCCGCCGAGCGACGACTGA